AAAATTTCATAAAATGTACTTTGAGCTGAAATTCTATCTTTAAGTTCAAACTCTAGACTAGAGGTAGTATAAAGTTTATGAAGTGATTTAACATCATAAAGATTAATATTAGGTAAACTTTCAAGTGTATCAGCTTTGATACTAAAGAGTACTCCTGTAAACTTGCTAAACTTACCCTTATCATAAATTATCTCATGAGAAGCTAACTCCTCGCACTTAGAGTAATTACCTTTGTGAAGTTTGAAATTCTCTTCATTTTGAAAGTAAGAGATTACTCTTGATGCTAGTCTTGAAAACCCATTTCTAACGTTACTA
The sequence above is a segment of the Borrelia puertoricensis genome. Coding sequences within it:
- a CDS encoding DUF1506 family protein, with translation MISNVRNGFSRLASRVISYFQNEENFKLHKGNYSKCEELASHEIIYDKGKFSKFTGVLFSIKADTLESLPNINLYDVKSLHKLYTTSSLEFELKDRISAQSTFYEILSIDSSIGYLTMILKEVEWK